Proteins encoded by one window of Flagellimonas lutaonensis:
- a CDS encoding CoA-binding protein, producing the protein MRKTLVFGASLKPHRYSNIAIQKLVANQVPTEAFGPRNGVVSGVQVTTNLDIIQDIDTISLYMNPERQKEYYNAIIALKPRRVIFNPGTENPEFYKLLQENGIEVDVACTLVLLGTGQY; encoded by the coding sequence ATGCGCAAAACCTTGGTATTTGGGGCGTCGCTCAAACCGCACCGCTACAGTAATATTGCTATTCAGAAATTGGTAGCCAATCAAGTGCCTACCGAGGCATTCGGCCCACGGAACGGAGTAGTTTCTGGGGTGCAAGTTACCACAAATCTTGATATCATTCAAGACATCGATACAATTTCGTTGTATATGAACCCAGAACGACAAAAGGAGTACTACAATGCCATTATTGCCTTAAAACCGCGTAGGGTTATTTTTAACCCCGGAACCGAAAACCCCGAGTTCTACAAACTGTTGCAAGAAAATGGCATTGAGGTCGATGTGGCCTGTACTTTGGTGCTGTTGGGTACCGGGCAGTATTGA
- a CDS encoding sodium:solute symporter, with translation MSPTQILILIGAYFLVLLLISYFTGKNDSNADFFKAGKQSPWYLVAFGMVGASLSGVTFISVPGWVEASEFSYMQVVLGYLVGYFVVAFVLLPIYYRLDLTSIYEYLLDRFGPTSHKTGAFFFFVSRVLGAAFRLFLVAIVLQQFVFDDFGIPFEITVVISILLIWIYTERGGIKTIVWTDTLQTLFMILAVILSIIFINRELDWSFTEFLASSELRQYNKFLFTDDFLARNHFLKSFVGGMFITICMTGLDQDMMQKNLTCKNLKDAQKNMVSFSFVLVGVTFLFMLLGALLFIYAHKNNIAVPLMDGAPKTDLLFPEIALNSGLGLTLAITFMLGLIAAAYSSADSALTSLTTSFCIDFMDLDKRNEAEQKRLRKRTHIAMSALLIMVIIIFKYVLSRNVIDGLLTVAGYTYGPLLGLFAFGIFTKHRIKDKYVWLVTILSVVIIALIANIDPDKLGGYVLGYELLPLNGLLTFFGLWLIRERKESVSVSV, from the coding sequence ATGTCACCAACCCAGATATTGATATTGATAGGGGCCTATTTCTTGGTTTTGCTCCTGATTTCCTATTTCACGGGAAAAAATGATTCCAATGCCGATTTCTTCAAAGCCGGCAAGCAGTCGCCTTGGTATTTGGTTGCCTTTGGCATGGTGGGCGCCTCACTTTCAGGGGTCACCTTTATTTCTGTACCGGGCTGGGTAGAGGCTTCTGAATTCAGCTACATGCAAGTAGTATTGGGCTATTTGGTCGGTTATTTTGTGGTGGCCTTTGTATTGCTGCCCATTTATTACAGGCTTGATTTGACCTCTATATACGAATATCTGTTGGATAGGTTCGGCCCCACCAGCCATAAGACAGGTGCATTCTTCTTTTTTGTGTCGCGCGTTTTGGGGGCCGCTTTTCGCCTTTTTTTGGTGGCCATCGTGTTGCAGCAGTTCGTGTTCGATGACTTCGGAATTCCCTTTGAAATTACCGTGGTCATCTCCATTCTTTTGATTTGGATCTATACGGAACGGGGCGGCATCAAGACCATTGTATGGACCGACACCCTGCAAACCCTGTTTATGATCTTGGCCGTGATACTCAGCATCATCTTCATCAACCGCGAGCTGGACTGGAGCTTTACCGAGTTTCTCGCTTCTTCTGAGTTAAGGCAATACAACAAGTTTCTCTTTACAGATGATTTTTTGGCGCGCAACCACTTTTTAAAATCGTTCGTTGGTGGCATGTTCATCACCATCTGCATGACGGGACTTGACCAAGACATGATGCAAAAGAACCTCACCTGCAAAAACCTGAAGGATGCCCAAAAGAACATGGTCTCGTTCAGTTTTGTATTGGTCGGGGTCACGTTTCTCTTTATGCTGCTCGGGGCCTTATTGTTTATTTACGCCCATAAAAACAATATTGCCGTACCGCTGATGGACGGTGCGCCAAAGACAGACCTGTTATTTCCAGAGATAGCCCTCAACAGTGGCCTGGGCCTTACCCTTGCCATTACCTTTATGCTGGGACTGATCGCCGCGGCCTATAGCAGTGCCGACAGTGCCTTGACTTCGCTCACCACTTCGTTCTGTATCGATTTTATGGATTTGGACAAACGCAACGAAGCCGAACAAAAACGCCTGCGCAAACGCACCCATATCGCCATGAGCGCCCTATTGATCATGGTCATCATCATTTTCAAATATGTGCTGAGCCGCAATGTCATCGACGGTCTCTTGACCGTGGCAGGCTATACCTACGGGCCCCTGCTCGGGCTGTTTGCTTTTGGCATCTTTACCAAACACCGGATCAAAGACAAATATGTATGGCTGGTGACGATACTTTCAGTGGTTATCATTGCCTTGATTGCCAATATCGACCCCGATAAACTTGGTGGTTATGTACTGGGCTATGAACTGTTGCCCCTCAACGGGCTACTGACCTTTTTTGGATTGTGGCTGATTCGGGAAAGAAAAGAAAGCGTCTCGGTCTCCGTATAA
- the recR gene encoding recombination mediator RecR yields MEFSSKLLENAVYEMSQLPGIGKRTALRLVLHLLKRPEAQTQNLSKALSKLREEVNFCTSCHNISDAELCEICASPKRDATTICVVEDIRDVMAIENTSQYRGLYHVLGGKISPMEGMGPQDLNIAPLIEKVKAGGVDELIFALSSTMEGDTTNFYIYKQLEGVGIKTSTIARGISVGDELEYADEVTLGRSILNRVPFETSIKAN; encoded by the coding sequence ATGGAGTTTTCATCGAAATTATTGGAGAATGCGGTTTACGAAATGTCACAGTTGCCGGGTATCGGCAAGCGAACGGCCTTGCGCTTGGTGCTTCATCTGCTGAAGCGGCCCGAAGCACAGACCCAGAACCTTTCGAAAGCCTTGTCCAAGCTTCGTGAAGAAGTGAATTTCTGCACGAGTTGCCATAATATTTCAGATGCCGAACTTTGCGAGATATGTGCGAGTCCGAAACGTGATGCCACCACCATCTGTGTGGTTGAAGACATTCGCGATGTCATGGCCATTGAGAATACCTCGCAATATCGTGGGCTTTACCATGTTTTGGGCGGAAAGATCTCGCCTATGGAAGGGATGGGTCCCCAAGACCTGAACATTGCCCCGCTTATTGAAAAGGTCAAGGCCGGTGGGGTCGATGAACTGATTTTTGCCCTGAGTTCCACCATGGAGGGCGACACGACTAATTTTTATATTTATAAGCAGTTGGAAGGTGTTGGTATAAAGACCTCGACCATTGCCAGGGGTATATCTGTGGGTGATGAACTTGAATATGCCGATGAGGTTACCTTGGGGCGCAGTATTTTGAACAGGGTGCCCTTTGAAACCTCAATAAAGGCAAATTGA
- a CDS encoding dihydrolipoamide acetyltransferase family protein, producing MSKFELKLPQMGESVAEATLTAWLKDVGDTIEMDEPIFEIATDKVDSEVPSEVEGTLVEKRFEVDDVIKVGEVVAVIETDSEVPTVAPTIESEPASEKGPVTTPEPVAELEQQMQAVKETVATAAPDFSGSERFYSPLVKNIAKQEGISLEELERIPGTGKEGRVTKNDILAFIETRGSNGGSKEVDAPQKAVPAEKPKESTVKTPPKPSAVAVKEGDEIIPLSRMGKLIAQHMAESVATSAHVQSFVEVDVTNVVNWRNKVKKAFEEREGEKLTFTPIFMEAVAVALKKYPMMNISLDGDNVIKKKNINIGMAAALPDGNLIVPVIKNADQLNLVGMAKTVNDLAHRARNNELKPDEIKDGTYTVTNVGTFGSVFGTPIINQPQVGILALGAIRKMPAVIETEEGDFIGIRSKMFLSHSYDHRVVNGALGGMFVKAVADYLEAWDVNREI from the coding sequence ATGTCAAAATTCGAATTAAAACTACCGCAAATGGGTGAAAGTGTTGCCGAGGCAACACTGACCGCTTGGTTGAAAGATGTGGGCGACACCATTGAAATGGACGAACCTATCTTCGAAATTGCCACCGACAAAGTGGATTCAGAAGTGCCGAGTGAAGTAGAGGGTACGCTGGTAGAAAAACGGTTTGAGGTTGACGATGTGATAAAAGTAGGCGAAGTGGTCGCGGTAATAGAGACCGATAGCGAGGTGCCCACGGTGGCCCCGACCATTGAAAGCGAGCCAGCATCTGAAAAGGGGCCGGTTACTACTCCCGAGCCGGTTGCCGAGCTAGAGCAACAGATGCAGGCAGTCAAAGAGACGGTTGCGACCGCTGCACCCGACTTTTCAGGGTCAGAACGGTTTTATTCGCCTTTGGTCAAGAACATTGCCAAGCAAGAGGGTATTTCGTTGGAGGAACTTGAGCGTATTCCCGGTACGGGCAAAGAGGGCCGTGTTACCAAGAACGATATTTTGGCCTTTATCGAGACTAGGGGCTCCAATGGTGGTTCAAAAGAGGTAGATGCTCCACAAAAAGCGGTGCCAGCCGAAAAACCTAAAGAGTCAACGGTGAAAACACCCCCAAAACCGAGCGCGGTTGCCGTTAAGGAGGGAGATGAGATCATACCCCTGTCACGTATGGGCAAGTTGATTGCGCAGCACATGGCCGAAAGTGTGGCCACATCAGCCCATGTGCAGAGTTTTGTAGAGGTAGATGTCACCAATGTGGTAAACTGGCGCAACAAGGTCAAAAAGGCCTTTGAAGAGCGTGAGGGCGAAAAGTTGACCTTTACGCCCATTTTTATGGAGGCCGTGGCCGTGGCCCTTAAAAAATACCCAATGATGAACATTTCGCTCGATGGCGACAATGTCATCAAAAAGAAAAACATCAACATTGGCATGGCCGCGGCATTGCCCGACGGCAACTTGATCGTGCCCGTGATCAAAAATGCCGATCAATTGAATTTGGTCGGTATGGCAAAAACAGTCAACGATTTGGCCCATCGCGCCCGAAACAACGAGTTAAAGCCAGACGAGATAAAAGATGGCACTTACACCGTTACCAATGTTGGTACCTTTGGCAGTGTCTTTGGCACCCCTATCATCAACCAGCCGCAGGTGGGTATTTTGGCCTTGGGGGCCATCAGAAAGATGCCCGCGGTCATCGAGACCGAAGAAGGCGACTTTATCGGCATCAGAAGCAAAATGTTTTTATCGCACAGCTACGACCACAGGGTGGTCAATGGCGCATTGGGCGGTATGTTCGTAAAAGCCGTGGCCGATTATTTGGAAGCCTGGGATGTAAACCGCGAAATTTAG
- a CDS encoding alpha/beta hydrolase-fold protein, which produces MRAFCLIIALLTTALAMSQEPSPYKKKVFESERGTMPYRLLLPEDYDATKKYPLVLFLHGSGERGNDNEAQLVHGSGLFLKEDVRKKYPAIVVFPQCAANDSWAKVDVKGEWGNREFVFFDDAEPTRAMELLEELIDYLKDQYPIDSKRMYVGGLSMGGMGTFELVRRNPRTFVAAFPICGGANPEIAKKLRKTAWWVFHGKADNVVPPKYSTQMVRALEDVGAEVRYSLYPDVGHDSWTNTFAEPDLLSWLFSRSK; this is translated from the coding sequence ATGAGGGCATTTTGTTTAATAATAGCGCTGTTGACCACCGCGCTTGCCATGTCACAAGAACCATCACCTTACAAAAAAAAGGTATTTGAATCTGAACGAGGCACGATGCCCTATCGTTTGCTGTTGCCAGAAGATTACGATGCCACCAAAAAATATCCACTGGTACTGTTTCTGCACGGGTCGGGCGAACGGGGCAACGATAATGAAGCCCAGTTGGTACACGGTTCAGGACTGTTCTTAAAAGAGGATGTTCGCAAAAAATATCCTGCCATCGTGGTTTTTCCGCAGTGTGCCGCCAACGATTCTTGGGCAAAGGTCGACGTGAAGGGAGAGTGGGGCAACCGTGAGTTTGTATTTTTCGATGATGCTGAACCGACCCGGGCCATGGAACTTTTGGAAGAACTGATCGATTATTTGAAAGATCAATACCCTATCGATTCGAAACGAATGTACGTCGGGGGTCTTTCAATGGGCGGTATGGGCACCTTTGAACTGGTGCGCCGAAACCCTAGAACATTTGTGGCGGCCTTCCCGATCTGCGGTGGGGCAAATCCTGAAATCGCCAAAAAATTGAGAAAAACAGCTTGGTGGGTCTTTCATGGCAAGGCCGATAATGTGGTGCCCCCCAAATATTCCACCCAAATGGTAAGGGCTTTGGAAGATGTTGGCGCCGAAGTTAGGTATTCGCTGTACCCAGATGTAGGCCATGACAGCTGGACGAACACCTTTGCAGAGCCCGATTTGCTTTCGTGGCTGTTTTCCAGATCAAAATAA
- a CDS encoding 3'-5' exonuclease encodes MQLQLTKPICFFDLETTGTNVAKDRIVEISILKIYPNGNKESKTWLVNPEIPIPPEVEAIHGISNEKVANEPTFKELSKKIYTMIKDSDLAGFNSDRFDIPLLAEEMLRAGVDFDMKNMVSVDVQTIFHKMEKRTLEAAYKFYCDKNLTDAHSAEADTEATYEVLLAQLQRYPELENNVKKLAEFSTHRKFADFAGFLGYDEDGDTIFSFGKHKGKKVEQVLDEEPGYFGWILNADFPLYTKKVLTQIKLNRLNTKLG; translated from the coding sequence ATGCAATTGCAACTCACAAAACCTATTTGCTTTTTCGACCTTGAGACCACGGGCACCAATGTGGCCAAAGACCGTATTGTCGAAATCTCCATCTTAAAAATATATCCCAACGGAAACAAAGAGAGCAAGACTTGGTTGGTAAACCCCGAAATACCGATTCCGCCAGAAGTAGAGGCCATACACGGTATTTCCAATGAAAAAGTGGCCAACGAGCCCACGTTCAAAGAACTGTCGAAAAAAATCTATACCATGATCAAAGATAGTGACTTGGCAGGGTTTAACTCCGATCGGTTCGACATCCCTCTGTTGGCCGAGGAAATGTTGCGTGCTGGGGTCGATTTTGACATGAAGAACATGGTGTCGGTAGATGTGCAGACCATTTTTCACAAGATGGAAAAACGCACTCTTGAGGCCGCCTACAAGTTTTACTGCGATAAAAACCTGACCGATGCCCATAGTGCCGAGGCCGATACCGAGGCCACTTATGAGGTGCTGTTGGCCCAATTGCAACGCTATCCAGAGCTTGAAAACAATGTAAAAAAGTTGGCCGAGTTCTCGACACACAGAAAGTTTGCTGATTTTGCCGGTTTTTTGGGTTACGACGAAGACGGCGATACAATTTTTTCTTTCGGAAAGCATAAAGGCAAAAAAGTAGAGCAGGTATTGGATGAGGAGCCCGGTTATTTCGGGTGGATCCTTAACGCCGATTTTCCGCTCTACACCAAAAAAGTGCTGACCCAGATAAAATTGAACAGGCTGAATACCAAATTGGGATAA
- a CDS encoding fumarylacetoacetate hydrolase family protein, with translation MKLICIGRNYAAHIDELKNERPTEPVVFIKPDSAVLPKEQDFYIPEFSNDVHYEVEVLVKIKKVGKHIAPKFAHKYYDEIGLGIDFTARDLQATLKAKGLPWEKAKGFDGAAVVGKWVHKEKYENLDKLGFLLLKNGEIVQSGDTSLMLWKIDELIAHVSTYFMLKKGDILFTGTPAGVGKVAPNDYLVGRIEGEEFFAINVR, from the coding sequence ATGAAACTGATATGTATAGGCCGAAATTATGCGGCCCACATCGATGAGCTTAAAAACGAGCGGCCTACAGAGCCAGTGGTCTTTATAAAGCCAGACTCCGCGGTATTGCCGAAAGAGCAAGATTTTTATATTCCTGAATTTTCAAACGATGTACACTACGAAGTAGAGGTATTGGTGAAGATCAAAAAGGTGGGCAAGCATATTGCCCCAAAATTTGCCCATAAATACTATGATGAGATAGGACTCGGAATCGACTTTACGGCCCGTGACCTACAGGCCACCCTAAAAGCAAAGGGATTGCCTTGGGAGAAGGCCAAGGGTTTTGATGGCGCAGCGGTGGTCGGTAAGTGGGTTCATAAAGAAAAGTACGAAAATTTAGACAAACTGGGGTTTTTGTTGTTAAAAAATGGGGAAATCGTACAATCTGGTGATACCAGCCTGATGCTGTGGAAGATAGATGAGCTCATTGCACATGTTTCGACCTATTTTATGCTCAAAAAGGGCGATATTTTGTTTACCGGTACCCCTGCCGGTGTTGGTAAAGTAGCCCCAAATGACTACCTTGTCGGAAGAATTGAAGGTGAAGAATTTTTTGCAATTAATGTCAGGTAA
- a CDS encoding Hpt domain-containing protein, whose translation MIYSLDKVNEMAEGDEDFIVSVVSVFLEEVPEDLHALETAINERNFEQVYKLAHKIKPNVDLLGMEQTRATALEIETLGKNDANLAQIENKFPLLKKDIEQVVSELKRDFDL comes from the coding sequence ATGATTTATAGTTTGGACAAGGTCAATGAGATGGCCGAAGGTGATGAGGATTTTATCGTTTCTGTGGTTTCCGTTTTTTTGGAAGAAGTGCCCGAAGATCTGCATGCTTTGGAAACCGCTATCAACGAAAGAAATTTTGAACAGGTATACAAGTTGGCCCACAAGATAAAGCCCAATGTAGATTTGCTGGGGATGGAACAAACCCGTGCCACCGCCCTTGAAATCGAGACACTGGGTAAGAACGATGCCAATTTGGCCCAGATCGAGAACAAGTTTCCCTTGTTGAAGAAAGATATCGAACAGGTAGTGTCCGAACTCAAGCGAGACTTCGACCTATAG
- a CDS encoding competence/damage-inducible protein A — MQAEIITIGDEILIGQIVDSNSAFIAKELNKIGVSVYQITSVQDDRQHILDALSDANTRSQLVIMTGGLGPTKDDITKHTLCEFLDDELEQDDAVLAHVEMLFEKYISTPISDLNRKQALVPTKAVVLKNKYGTAPGLWMEKNGSVFVSLPGVPFEMKHLVIDELIPKIVEKFERPHILHKTIMTYGLGESAVANRIEEWEHNLPPFVKLAYLPSLGRVRLRLTAKGADKDLLKRTVAAETQKLYQLIGDIIYGVEEDESIEALVAKLLTDKKMTLATAESFTGGKIAQQLTAIPGASKYFKGSIVSYATETKIKVLGVNEDLVKKHSVVSQEVAVAMAESVKELLGSDFSIATTGNAGPTKGDSDAEVGTVYIAISGPKGTIVEKFVMGNHRERIVQKSVNKAFEMLQKEITNL, encoded by the coding sequence ATGCAGGCAGAGATCATAACCATTGGCGATGAGATACTCATAGGCCAAATTGTAGATTCCAATTCGGCTTTTATCGCCAAAGAGTTGAACAAGATTGGTGTTTCGGTATACCAGATAACCTCGGTTCAAGACGATCGGCAGCACATCTTGGATGCACTTTCAGATGCCAACACCCGCTCGCAATTGGTGATTATGACCGGTGGGCTTGGTCCGACCAAAGACGATATCACCAAACATACACTATGCGAGTTTCTTGATGATGAACTTGAGCAAGATGATGCGGTTCTGGCACATGTTGAAATGCTTTTTGAGAAATATATTTCGACCCCTATTTCCGATTTGAACCGCAAACAGGCCTTGGTGCCTACAAAGGCGGTGGTGTTAAAAAACAAATATGGCACCGCCCCCGGTCTTTGGATGGAAAAAAACGGTTCGGTGTTTGTGTCGCTGCCGGGGGTGCCCTTTGAAATGAAGCATTTGGTCATCGACGAACTGATTCCCAAAATCGTGGAGAAGTTTGAGCGCCCACATATTCTGCACAAGACCATAATGACCTACGGGTTGGGCGAAAGCGCCGTGGCCAACAGAATTGAAGAATGGGAGCATAACCTGCCCCCCTTTGTAAAATTGGCCTATTTGCCCAGTCTTGGGCGTGTGCGGCTACGGTTGACCGCCAAGGGTGCCGACAAAGATTTGCTGAAACGAACGGTAGCGGCAGAAACCCAAAAACTCTACCAGCTTATCGGCGATATCATTTACGGGGTCGAAGAAGATGAAAGCATCGAAGCGCTGGTGGCAAAGCTTTTGACCGATAAGAAGATGACACTTGCCACCGCCGAAAGTTTTACAGGGGGTAAAATCGCCCAACAGCTGACGGCCATTCCCGGGGCCTCGAAGTATTTCAAGGGCAGTATTGTAAGCTATGCCACCGAGACCAAGATCAAGGTGTTGGGGGTCAACGAAGATTTGGTAAAAAAACATTCGGTGGTGAGCCAAGAGGTGGCCGTGGCCATGGCCGAAAGTGTAAAGGAACTGCTTGGCAGTGATTTTTCGATTGCCACTACCGGCAACGCAGGCCCGACAAAAGGCGATTCAGATGCCGAGGTGGGTACGGTGTACATTGCCATCAGTGGTCCGAAAGGTACGATTGTAGAGAAATTTGTTATGGGCAACCACCGTGAACGCATTGTTCAAAAGTCTGTAAACAAGGCGTTTGAGATGCTTCAAAAGGAAATTACAAATTTATAG
- the rpmB gene encoding 50S ribosomal protein L28: MSRICEITGKKVMFGNNVSFSINKTKRRFDANISKKRFYVPEEGRWVTLNVSAKGIKVINKRGISAALKEARAKGFVK, from the coding sequence ATGTCAAGAATTTGTGAAATAACAGGAAAAAAGGTGATGTTCGGAAACAATGTTTCCTTCTCCATCAACAAGACCAAAAGAAGATTTGACGCAAATATCTCAAAGAAGCGCTTCTACGTTCCTGAAGAAGGCCGTTGGGTAACGTTGAACGTTTCCGCCAAGGGCATCAAGGTCATCAACAAAAGGGGCATTTCAGCCGCCTTGAAAGAAGCAAGAGCCAAAGGTTTTGTAAAATAA
- the rpmG gene encoding 50S ribosomal protein L33 encodes MAKKGNRIQVILECTEHKDSGMPGTSRYITTKNKKNTPDRLEIKKYNPILKRMTVHKEIK; translated from the coding sequence ATGGCAAAGAAAGGCAATAGGATTCAGGTTATTTTAGAGTGTACCGAGCACAAAGACTCGGGTATGCCCGGTACCTCAAGGTACATTACCACCAAGAACAAAAAGAACACGCCCGATAGGCTTGAGATTAAAAAGTACAATCCTATCTTAAAGCGTATGACAGTCCATAAAGAAATCAAATAA
- a CDS encoding DUF4295 domain-containing protein — protein sequence MAKKTVATLQSSSNRLTKAIKMVRSPKSGAYTFVESVMPPEAVNDWLAKQ from the coding sequence ATGGCAAAGAAAACAGTAGCAACATTACAATCAAGTTCAAACAGATTGACAAAGGCCATTAAAATGGTCAGGTCGCCCAAAAGCGGTGCCTACACCTTCGTAGAATCGGTAATGCCTCCTGAAGCGGTAAACGATTGGCTGGCCAAGCAATAA
- the ftsY gene encoding signal recognition particle-docking protein FtsY gives MSLFKKIFSKEKKETLDKGLEKSKTSFFGKLGKAVAGKSKVDDEVLDNLEEVLVTSDVGVDTTLKIIERIEERVARDKYMGTDELNTILREEIAGLLSETHVGEEQDFSVPADKKPYVVMVVGVNGVGKTTTIGKLAHQFKNKGLKVVLGAADTFRAAAIDQLQVWADRVDVPIIKQKMGSDPASVAFDTLNSAVAENADVVLIDTAGRLHNKVNLMNELAKVKRVMQKVVPDAPHDVLLVLDGSTGQNAFEQAKQFTKATEVTSLAITKLDGTAKGGVVIGISDQFQIPVKYIGVGEGLEDLQVFNKYEFVDSFFNIEN, from the coding sequence ATGAGCCTATTTAAAAAAATATTTTCCAAAGAAAAAAAGGAAACCCTCGATAAAGGACTTGAAAAAAGTAAAACCAGCTTTTTCGGAAAACTGGGCAAGGCCGTGGCCGGTAAATCGAAGGTCGATGATGAGGTACTCGATAACCTAGAGGAGGTTCTGGTCACTTCTGATGTTGGTGTCGATACCACCTTGAAAATAATAGAGCGTATTGAAGAACGGGTGGCCCGTGACAAGTATATGGGCACCGACGAGCTCAACACCATTCTCCGCGAAGAAATAGCGGGCCTGCTCTCTGAGACCCATGTGGGCGAAGAACAAGACTTTTCGGTGCCTGCAGACAAAAAACCGTATGTGGTAATGGTTGTTGGGGTCAATGGCGTTGGCAAGACCACGACCATTGGCAAGTTGGCACACCAATTCAAAAATAAGGGCCTCAAAGTGGTTTTGGGCGCGGCCGATACCTTTCGCGCAGCGGCCATTGACCAGTTGCAGGTGTGGGCTGATAGGGTCGATGTGCCCATCATAAAACAGAAAATGGGCAGCGACCCGGCTTCTGTGGCCTTTGACACCCTTAACTCTGCAGTGGCCGAGAACGCCGATGTGGTACTGATCGATACCGCAGGGCGCTTGCACAACAAGGTAAACCTGATGAACGAGCTTGCAAAGGTCAAAAGGGTCATGCAGAAAGTGGTGCCTGATGCGCCGCACGATGTTTTATTGGTGCTTGACGGCTCTACGGGCCAAAACGCCTTTGAGCAGGCCAAACAATTTACCAAGGCTACGGAAGTGACCAGTTTGGCCATTACCAAATTGGATGGTACCGCCAAGGGCGGAGTGGTCATCGGCATCTCTGACCAATTTCAGATACCCGTCAAGTACATTGGGGTGGGCGAGGGCCTAGAAGACCTACAGGTCTTTAATAAATACGAGTTTGTGGATTCGTTTTTTAATATAGAAAATTGA
- a CDS encoding DUF2911 domain-containing protein, with protein MKSCLIIFLSVIPFGIYSQITHPKASPFSTVEQEVGLSKITVAYSRPSVRGRHVFGPQPDGQPGLVPYGRIWRVGANESTKITVDTDMQVLGNDLPKGTYALYAFPEENEWQIVFHTNTSHWGDGRKNYNSDEDLFRITVKPENIPYHQENFLISFDSITHHSANLNLIWASTKVTIPFSVDTDAQMEAEIAKQLRENPTAQTYYEAARYLQEQGRDFERALEYLNKAIEIGGDTYYFHRVKSLVEAALGDYRAAITSAEKSLELAAAQEKDEFVRMNEKNIKKWKAKIFKK; from the coding sequence TTGAAATCTTGCCTGATAATATTCCTTTCAGTAATCCCATTTGGGATATATTCCCAAATCACCCATCCGAAAGCGAGTCCGTTTTCGACGGTCGAGCAAGAGGTCGGGCTCTCTAAAATCACTGTTGCCTATTCACGGCCATCGGTCAGAGGGCGGCATGTATTTGGCCCACAACCCGATGGGCAGCCCGGACTGGTGCCCTACGGCCGTATCTGGCGGGTAGGGGCCAACGAGAGTACCAAGATCACGGTCGATACCGATATGCAGGTGTTGGGCAACGACCTGCCCAAAGGCACCTATGCCTTGTATGCCTTTCCTGAAGAAAATGAGTGGCAAATCGTTTTCCATACCAACACCTCGCATTGGGGCGACGGACGAAAGAATTACAATTCTGATGAGGACTTATTTCGGATCACGGTCAAACCTGAAAACATACCCTATCACCAAGAGAACTTTCTGATTTCGTTCGATAGCATAACCCACCACTCCGCAAACCTGAACTTGATTTGGGCCAGTACCAAAGTAACCATTCCATTTTCCGTAGATACCGATGCCCAGATGGAAGCTGAGATTGCGAAGCAATTGAGAGAGAACCCCACCGCACAAACCTATTACGAAGCGGCCCGCTACCTACAGGAACAAGGCAGGGATTTTGAAAGGGCGCTTGAATATTTGAACAAAGCCATTGAGATTGGTGGCGACACCTACTATTTTCATAGGGTCAAATCGTTGGTCGAGGCAGCATTGGGCGATTATAGGGCAGCCATCACATCTGCCGAGAAATCCTTGGAACTGGCCGCAGCCCAAGAAAAAGACGAGTTTGTTCGTATGAACGAAAAGAATATCAAAAAGTGGAAGGCCAAAATCTTCAAAAAATAA